In Streptomyces rapamycinicus NRRL 5491, the genomic stretch GCTCGGCTACGCGGGCACCGGGGAGGTCGGCCCGGCAGGGCTGTTCGCGGAGCTGGGCCTGGACTCGCTGACCGCCGTCGAGCTGCGCAACCGCCTCGCCTCGGCCACCTCGCTCAGGCTGCCCACCTCGATCGCCTTCGACCACCCGACTCCGGCCCGGCTCGCCCGGCACCTCCTGACCCAGCTGAACGTCGAACCCGCCGCGGCGACGGCGCCCGCACCACCGCCGTCCGACCTGGTCGCCGACCTGTGCGCGGCGGCGTTCGAGGCGGGCGACGGGAAGCGGGCCTTCGACCTGCTGCGTACGGTCGCCCGTAACCGCCCGACCTTCCGCACCGAACCGGGCACCCCCGCGTTCGCCCCGCTGGCGTCGGGTGCCGGAGCCCCCCGGCTGGTCTGTCTGACCCCCTTGGTGCCGCTTGCGGGGGCCTACACCTACGCCCGGTTCGCGGCCGGGTTCCGGGGCAGCCGTACCGTCGACGTCCTGGCCACCCCGGGGTTCCTCGACGGCGAGCCACTGGCGGAGTCGGGGGAGGTCCTGGCCCGGGTGCAGACCGAGCGGGTCCTCGCCAGGATCGGGGACGACCCGTTCGTCCTGGTGGGATATTCCTCGGGCGGGCTGCTCGCCCTGGCGATGGCCGCTTTGCTGAGCGAACGCGGCGCACCGGTCCGATCGGTCGTGCTGCTGGACACGTATCTGCCCTCGCCGGACCGGATGGACGAGTTCGTCGCCGCGCTGATGCGCGGTATGACGGACCGCCGCGACGTCGTGCGGGGCCTGACCGGTACCGGGTTGTCGGCGATGGCGTGGAACTGCGATCTGTTCGCGGAATGGTCCGCGGCGCCGCTGCCGGTGCCGGTGCTGTCCGTACGGGCCGACGTTCCGCTGCTGGCCGGTGCCGGTTCCGCACCGGTCGTCGCGCGTGCGGATGTCCGCACCACGGCTGGTGATCACTTCACCCTGCTGGAGGAGCACGCTTCACGGACGAGTGCCCTGGTGGCCGAGTGGCTGACCGAGGACGGGCACGCGGTGCGGTGAGGCGGGGGCGTCGCCCGCGCCCAGCCAATGCACGCCGGTGGCGGAACCGCCTTGGGGCAGTTCCGCCACCGGCGAATCCTGGGTAAACGCCTGGCGTTTGCTGGTTCGCCGCCGCTATGCCCGCGGTGAACCGGAAGATGTGGAAGGGGCCGTTCCCGCGGGTGTCCGCGTGCGCGGGCCTCCCCCTGCCGGGCGCCATGCCGGCGGGCATGACCGATCCCCGGGAAAGCGGCGCGCGTATGTCGGATGACCTTGGCAATATCGATCTCAACATTCTCATCGCCCTGGACGCTCTGCTGGCCGAACGCAGTGTGACAAGGGCCGCGGAGCGGGTCTTCGTGGGACAACCGGCGATGAGCGCCTCGCTCGCCCGGCTGAGGAGCCATTTCGGAGATCCGCTGCTCGTCAGGCAGGGGCGGGGGATGACGCTGACCCCGTTGGCCGAGTCGCTGGTGCGGCCGACGCAGGAGGCCCTGACGGCGGTTCAGGCCGTCATGGGCGCGAGCAAGACCTTCGATCCCGCCACCGGCCCTCCTCGCACCTTCACCGTGATCGCCAGCGACTACGCCCAGACGGTGCTGATCAGGCCCATTCTGCGCAAGGTGGAGGCGGAATCGCTGAACATCCGCATCAACGTCTTCCCCGCGCAAGCCGACTTCATCGACCAGCTCCGCCGGGGACAGTGCGATCTGCTGATCTGGCCGACCAGCCTTGCCCAGAATCTGTCCGGCTTCTTCAGCGAGACGCTGTTCACCGACGAGTTCGTGGTGGCCGTCGACGAGAACCACCCCGGAGTGGGTGACACCATCACCGTCGATGAGCTGCGGCGGCTGCCGTTCCTCGGGATCAACGGGCCGATGACATCGATCGTGGAGTCCCACTTCGACCGCCTGGGCGCCGGGCTCCGGGTCGCCGCCGACGTCGGGGGCTTCGCCATGGCCCCCCATCTCGTGCCCGGGACCCGCCTGGTCACCGTGTTCCAGGGACTCCTCGCGGACGAGGCCGCGGGGTCGGGGCTCAGAACGATGCCGTTACCGGTGCCCATGACCACGCTGACCGAGGCCATGTACTGGCATCCCCGCAACAACCAGGACGCCGCCCACCGCTGGTTCCGCCATCAGCTCCTGGAGGTCGCCGAGGAACTCAGGCTGTGACCCGTCGCTTGCGGATCGGGGCGATGCCGTCCGCCATGGGGATCGGCGACATCTCCACACGAGGATCGTCGCGGACCAGCGCGTTGAACGCGCGGACCCCTTCGGCGTCGGTATCCCGTGCCCCGGGGCCGACGACCCGGCCGGAGAACAGGGTGTTGTCCACCACGATTAGGATCTTCGGCATGGCGAAGCGCGCGGTCCATCGGCGGGCCCGGAAGATATTGGGCGAGGAGCCCGTGGCCCTGGTCTGGTGCGAGATCCACAAGTCCATTCCCACGCCGCCCAAAGGGGTACACCGCGCCGCGGGCAGGGGACGGCTGAAGCCGGGGCACCACTGGCTGCTGTACGTCGGCGCCGTGGTGTTCTTCTTCGTCGTCGTCCCGATGATGCTGATCGACAAGCTGGGCACCGGCCGACGTGACCGGTCGAACGCCCGCCCCTCCGCTTCCGCCTCCGGCCGCGATCGCGATCGCGATCGCGGACAGGATCCGGCGAACCACGTCTTCGACGGCGACTGGAGCCTGACGGCGGGCCAGTTGCTCCTGCGCTGGTACGGGCACTCACCCAACCCCAAACGCCTGGTCATGCTGGCCCGCGAGCGCGTCTGTATCGCCACGTCCCTCGCCGCCGGCTGTCGCCCACCAAGGCCGACGACTTCCGCATCGTCGCGGAGTTCCCCTCGATCAGGCCCGCGTCGAAGGCGAGGCGGGCCAGCCGCGCGGATTCGCCACCTTCCGGCTCCGCTTCGCCGACGGCTCCTGGCTGGAAGTAGGACGGCTGGGCGAACCCGAGGACGCGGACCACTTCCTTCGCACCATCAACGGATGATCAACTGACATGGCTACCTCCCACGCGCCCCTGTCCCGCGACGACCGGCGCACCGAGTTGCGGGAGTTCCTGCGCAGCCGCCGGGCCCGGGTCTCCCCGGCCGATGTCGGCATGCCCGACGGTGGCCGGCGGCGCACACCCGGTCTGCGGCGCGAGGAGGTCGCGGTGCTGGCAGGCGTCGGAGTGTCCTGGTACACGTGGCTGGAGCAGGGCCGCGACATCAAGGTGTCCGAGCAGGTCCTCGACGCGATCGCCCGGGCGCTGCTGCTGGGCTCCGCCGAGCGTGCCCACCTGTACCGCCTGGCCGGACTCAACCCGCCGCAGGCCCCTTCCGCGCCCTCGGCGGCACCGTCACCCGAGGTGCGGCGGTTGCTGGACGCCTGGTCACCGCGGCCCGGCTATGTGCGCGACCGG encodes the following:
- a CDS encoding LysR family transcriptional regulator, with product MSDDLGNIDLNILIALDALLAERSVTRAAERVFVGQPAMSASLARLRSHFGDPLLVRQGRGMTLTPLAESLVRPTQEALTAVQAVMGASKTFDPATGPPRTFTVIASDYAQTVLIRPILRKVEAESLNIRINVFPAQADFIDQLRRGQCDLLIWPTSLAQNLSGFFSETLFTDEFVVAVDENHPGVGDTITVDELRRLPFLGINGPMTSIVESHFDRLGAGLRVAADVGGFAMAPHLVPGTRLVTVFQGLLADEAAGSGLRTMPLPVPMTTLTEAMYWHPRNNQDAAHRWFRHQLLEVAEELRL
- a CDS encoding O-methyltransferase yields the protein MPKILIVVDNTLFSGRVVGPGARDTDAEGVRAFNALVRDDPRVEMSPIPMADGIAPIRKRRVTA